A stretch of Komagataella phaffii GS115 chromosome 2, complete sequence DNA encodes these proteins:
- a CDS encoding Actin-binding protein of the cortical actin cytoskeleton, giving the protein MERLDVAAHSKKIQEYYDKVVLSKDNVTYAVFTSEKATLVPSTLGDGDITDFLQEFEEGKVQYGLAKVNPPGSDVYKLVLLGWCPDTAPFKSRSSFGANFGEVAKIMRGYHVQITARDSDDLDVKDILKTVSDAAGARYSIQYTSGKSSNPKPKPQSFRKPEEASSVVKPKIAPSIPKKAPVVPSKKTPSSSTNDEDEDDWDGEKEVEVRDFTEKPLEKPVSSYKPHPKVDLDAIRKEGNREAPLLVKEPISVVKTKSAPFKPAPPVKTPVFGTKAPIISGLPKKSDNVIGGLSRNFGAENGKTPAQLWAEKKGKFKKADSPEEDVITQLKSSSLEDEPDAPKREEESEPEPEPEPEFEYEQEQESEPEPEAEQEPEPESEPAPELEPEQEPEPESEPELEQEPEVESTKTPSTTQATALYDYTAEEDNEISITEGELIVEIEKVDEEWWIGVNSKGEKGLFVASYVKEVSVVPSNKKPVPPPPAPRSQSPKRKIVVAEYDYDAAEDNELTFKEGDKIEVLDQPDDDWWLGQVGGQKGLFPSNYVSA; this is encoded by the coding sequence ATGGAGAGACTAGACGTTGCTGCCCATTCCAAAAAGATCCAAGAGTATTATGACAAAGTTGTCCTTTCCAAAGACAACGTAACATATGCTGTTTTTACGTCGGAGAAAGCTACCCTGGTCCCCTCCACACTGGGTGATGGGGATATCACCGATTTTTTGCAGGAGTTTGAAGAGGGTAAGGTCCAATATGGGCTTGCCAAGGTCAATCCTCCTGGATCAGATGTGTACAAGTTGGTTTTACTGGGTTGGTGTCCAGATACAGCACCCTTCAAATCTCGTTCCTCGTTTGGTGCCAATTTTGGGGAGGTTGCAAAGATCATGCGTGGTTACCACGTTCAGATCACTGCCAGGGACTCTGATGATTTGGACGTCAAGGACATTTTAAAGACAGTTTCTGATGCTGCCGGTGCCAGATACTCCATCCAGTACACCTCCGGTAAGTCCTCAAACCCAAAGCCTAAGCCTCAATCGTTCAGAAAACCCGAGGAGGCCTCATCGGTGGTAAAGCCTAAAATTGCCCCTTCTATTCCCAAAAAGGCACCTGTCGTACCTTCTAAGAAAACACCGTCATCTTCAACcaatgatgaggatgaggaCGATTGGGATggagaaaaagaagttgagGTAAGGGACTTTACTGAGAAACCATTGGAGAAGCCTGTTTCTTCATACAAACCTCACCCCAAGGTCGATCTCGATGCGATAAGAAAAGAGGGAAATAGAGAAGCACCGCTGTTAGTAAAGGAGCCCATCTCTGTGGTTAAGACTAAATCCGCTCCTTTCAAACCGGCACCTCCTGTGAAGACCCCTGTTTTTGGCACAAAAGCTCCCATAATCAGCGGTTTGCCTAAAAAGTCTGACAATGTAATTGGAGGATTATCTCGTAACTTTGGTGCTGAAAATGGGAAGACCCCTGCTCAACTGTGGGCTGAGAAGAAGGGAAAGTTTAAGAAAGCTGACTCTCCAGAGGAAGACGTCATAACTCAACTAAAGTCTTCCTCATTGGAAGATGAGCCTGATGCACCTAAGAGAGAGGAGGAGTCCGAACCAGAACCAGAACCAGAACCAGAATTTGAGTATGAGCAAGAGCAAGAGTCGGAACCAGAACCTGAAGCAGAGCAAGAGCCAGAACCAGAATCAGAGCCAGCACCAGAACTGGAGCCAGAGCAAGAACCGGAACCAGAATCAGAGCCTGAGTTAGAGCAAGAGCCCGAGGTTGAAAGTACGAAGACGCCCTCCACTACTCAAGCCACGGCTTTATACGACTATACTGCAGAAGAAGATAACGAAATTTCTATTACTGAAGGTGAGCTgattgttgaaattgaaaaagttgatgaagaatggTGGATTGGTGTCAATTCCAAGGGAGAGAAAGGTCTCTTTGTAGCCAGCTATGTCAAAGAGGTATCCGTTGTACCATCCAACAAAAAACCTGTTCCTCCCCCTCCTGCTCCACGATCTCAGTCACCAAAACGTAAGATAGTGGTAGCTGAGTACGATTATGATGCTGCCGAAGACAATGAATTGACTTTCAAGGAAGGTGACAAGATAGAAGTCCTTGACCAGCCTGACGATGACTGGTGGCTGGGCCAAGTAGGCGGGCAAAAAGGGTTGTTTCCTTCTAATTATGTCTCCGCTTGA
- a CDS encoding Prephenate dehydrogenase involved in tyrosine biosynthesis, protein MSQEELWKQTKIIGIIGLGDMGMMYARRFTEAGWKVIGCDREENYPKLKEEIKDFQIVQNGHYVSRISDYIIYSVEAEHIDKIVAMYGPSTKLNAIVGGQTSCKYQEIRSFERHLPPDVEIISVHSLHGPKVDTTGQPLVIIQHRSSDESQQFVNLLMSCLKSKLVYLTCEEHDKITADTQAVTHAAFLSMGVAWHASNQYPWEVPKWIGGIENAKINISLRIYSNKWHVYAGLAITNPSAHAQILRYATSCSDLFTLMIQGKDKELRERIYTAKQKVFGHLGEKHQLLLDDNILQQFSLSKEPPEGKQPNSHLSLLAIVDSWSMLNIVPYDHMICSTPVFRTFLGVTEYLFCTPNLLDEALDCAITNTEFRHDDLEFIIAARNWSQIVSNGDFSGYKREFEKTQEFFKPMLPEANRLGNEMAKKILERAQ, encoded by the coding sequence ATGTCACAAGAAGAATTGTGGAAACAGACCAAGATAATTGGAATCATTGGCCTTGGTGACATGGGAATGATGTACGCAAGGAGGTTCACTGAAGCAGGGTGGAAGGTGATCGGATGTGATAGAGAAGAGAATTACCCTAAGCTTAAAGAGGAGATTAAAGACTTTCAGATAGTACAAAATGGCCATTATGTTTCAAGAATCAGTGACTATATCATATATTCAGTCGAGGCTGAGCACATTGACAAGATAGTAGCAATGTATGGCCCGTCTACCAAATTGAACGCCATTGTCGGCGGCCAGACATCTTGCAAGTATCAAGAGATTCGAAGTTTTGAGCGTCACTTACCACCTGATGTGGAGATAATCAGTGTACATTCGTTGCATGGACCAAAAGTTGATACTACTGGCCAACCACTGGTAATCATTCAACACCGCTCTAGCGATGAGAGTCAACAATTTGTTAACCTGTTGATGTCTTGCTTAAAATCCAAGCTTGTGTATCTTACTTGCGAGGAACACGATAAGATAACTGCGGACACACAAGCAGTTACCCATGCCGCTTTTCTCAGTATGGGTGTAGCATGGCATGCTAGTAATCAATATCCCTGGGAGGTTCCAAAATGGATAGGCGGTATTGAGAATGCTAAAATTAATATCTCCCTAAGAATCTACTCTAATAAGTGGCATGTGTATGCTGGATTGGCTATCACCAACCCCTCAGCTCACGCTCAGATATTGAGATATGCCACATCATGCTCTGATCTCTTCACACTCATGATCCAAGGAAAAGATAAGGAGCTTCGAGAGAGGATATACACGGCTAAACAAAAGGTGTTTGGACACCTGGGAGAGAAGCACCAGCTCCTATTAGACGATAACATACTTCAGCAATTTTCATTGAGCAAGGAGCCTCCAGAAGGCAAGCAACCCAATTCACACTTATCTCTTCTGGCGATTGTGGATAGTTGGAGCATGCTCAACATAGTTCCTTATGACCACATGATCTGCTCCACGCCAGTGTTTCGAACATTTTTGGGAGTTACTGAGTACCTATTTTGTACTCCAAATCTACTAGATGAGGCTTTGGATTGTGCTATAACCAATACAGAATTCCGTCATGATGACTTGGAGTTTATTATTGCTGCTAGAAACTGGTCGCAGATCGTCTCCAATGGAGATTTTAGCGGATATAAGagagaatttgaaaagactCAGGAATTTTTCAAGCCAATGTTACCTGAAGCCAATCGTTTGGGCAATGAAATggccaagaagattctAGAGAGAGCCCAATAG
- a CDS encoding Phosphomevalonate kinase, an essential cytosolic enzyme: MKAFSAPSKALLAGGYLVLDANYSSFVIALSARMGATIDSDSTGPTNTIFVQSPQFEGKWSYTYKDGVLSSLGKRNPFIESTMEAVFAFLSPSTFHCINITIYSDPEYHSQEDTVVRFSRNGRKFLFHEKDISKVPKTGLGSSAGLVTVLTTALLAEFSKIDLESMTDLKTIHNLAQIAHCKAQGKIGSGFDVASATFGSIVYRRFDPMLIDGVAFEQHQIKDVVLQDWRMVAEKCALPGGIKLLMGDVMGGSETPKLVSKVLQWRRDKPEESYELWKKLDEANMSLIESLNQLATSSNYTDLLHFMSLHSANSITKLNNNSRNFLESKPLLNVINSFQHIRKQLRIMGEKTGADIEPPSQTQLLNECSDIPGVFGGVVPGAGGFDAICLLVVRSAIDDIIQTTKKNPAFDSVTWLDLEEESEGVQEENVQSYLFAE; this comes from the coding sequence ATGAAAGCTTTCAGCGCTCCGAGCAAAGCCCTGTTGGCTGGTGGCTACCTTGTTCTTGATGCCAACTACAGTTCGTTTGTGATCGCTTTGTCTGCTAGAATGGGAGCTACAATAGATTCAGATTCCACTGGGCCAACAAATACCATTTTCGTACAATCTCCACAATTCGAAGGAAAATGGTCCTATACTTATAAGGATGGAGTTTTGAGCTCTTTAGGCAAAAGAAATCCATTTATTGAAAGTACCATGGAGGCGGTGTTTGCATTTCTGAGCccttcaacttttcattgcATTAATATTACCATTTACTCTGATCCTGAATATCATTCTCAGGAAGACACAGTCGTAAGATTCAGCAGAAACGgaagaaagtttcttttccatgAAAAAGATATTTCTAAGGTTCCCAAGACAGGATTAGGTTCAAGTGCTGGTTTGGTGACGGTCCTGACCACTGCTTTGTTGGCAGaattctccaaaattgatCTAGAATCAATGACAGATCTTAAAACAATTCATAACTTGGCCCAGATAGCCCATTGTAAAGCACAAGGAAAAATTGGTTCCGGATTTGATGTTGCTTCAGCTACTTTTGGGTCCATTGTCTACAGAAGGTTTGATCCAATGCTAATCGATGGCGTTGCTTTTGAACAGCATCAAATAAAAGatgttgttcttcaagacTGGAGAATGGTGGCTGAAAAATGTGCTCTCCCTGGAGGCATAAAATTGTTGATGGGTGATGTCATGGGTGGCTCAGAAACTCCCAAGTTggtttccaaagttttgcAATGGCGACGAGATAAACCAGAGGAATCTTACGAGTTGTGGAAGAAACTTGATGAAGCCAATATGTCATTGATTGAAAGCTTAAATCAACTAGCTACAAGTTCAAACTATACTGATCTGCTGCATTTCATGTCTTTGCATTCTGCGAATAGCATTACAAAGTTGAATAATAACTCCAGgaattttttggaatccAAACCTCTCTTGAACGTGATCAATTCATTTCAACATATTAGAAAGCAATTACGGATAATGGGTGAGAAAACTGGTGCTGACATCGAACCGCCTTCCCAAACTCAGTTACTAAATGAGTGCTCCGATATTCCTGGAGTCTTTGGGGGCGTAGTTCCTGGTGCTGGTGGGTTTGATGCTATTTGTCTCTTAGTAGTAAGAAGTGCCATCGACGATATTATCCAGACAACTAAGAAAAATCCTGCGTTCGACTCTGTCACTTGGTTAGAtttagaagaagagtctGAGGGTgtacaagaagaaaacgTCCAGAGCTATTTATTTGCAGAATAG
- a CDS encoding Co-chaperone that stimulates the ATPase activity of the HSP70 protein Ssc1p produces MSQRFLQGMNRRLPHLVWLRTKQPLLSCAFQRHPLSKYQARGFHGSAARLISDPYKTLNVDRNASTSDIKKAYYKLAKQYHPDINKEKGAEKKFHDIQAAYEILSDTEKKQQFDQFGTVFDSDGNPMGGSGGRGGPGNPFAGGNPFGAGNPFGNAAGGFSFNLEDLFGDAFNGANRQGGRRAGGAAYMEQYQGNDVEILKTISFKESIFGTNASVNYNVLDGCNTCEGTGLKKGRKKSTCSTCNGSGASVHYLQGFQMSSTCNACGGTGVTISKDDQCGHCHGNGVGQSSKTTEVKLPCGIRDGTRLRVSGAGDAPNVTKGPNVRTVKGDLIIRVRVKPDPRYSRDGNDIVYNCEIPMTTAALGGQVEIPTLDDTKLRLKVPIGTQHGRTVSIPGQGVPIHGSLSNRGALKVQFNVKVLRPDNATQTALLEALADTFNDTTAKKVNPSWKPFENSAPPAEGEDSDHPSRLKKIESFLSDAFKRITNKKDDCK; encoded by the coding sequence ATGAGTCAAAGATTCTTACAAGGGATGAATCGAAGATTGCCACATCTCGTATGGCTGCGAACAAAGCAGCCATTGCTTTCATGCGCATTTCAGCGACACCCCTTAAGCAAGTATCAGGCTAGAGGATTTCACGGGTCCGCAGCCCGACTTATTTCGGATCCATATAAAACTTTGAATGTAGACCGCAATGCAAGCACTTCGGATATCAAAAAAGCGTACTATAAGCTAGCCAAACAGTATCACCCAGATATCAATAAAGAGAAGGGGGCTGAGAAGAAATTTCATGACATCCAAGCTGCATACGAAATTTTGAGTGACACAGAGAAAAAGCAacaatttgatcaatttggCACGGTGTTTGACTCTGATGGTAACCCCATGGGTGGCAGCGGTGGAAGAGGTGGACCAGGAAACCCATTTGCTGGTGGAAACCCCTTTGGAGCAGGCAATCCTTTTGGAAACGCAGCTGGAGGGTTtagtttcaatttggagGACCTTTTTGGAGATGCATTTAACGGTGCGAATAGACAGggaggaagaagagctGGAGGAGCTGCGTATATGGAGCAATACCAAGGTAACgatgttgaaattttgaagaccatttctttcaaagaatccaTTTTTGGCACTAACGCTTCAGTCAATTACAACGTCCTCGATGGTTGTAACACATGTGAAGGTACAGGGCTAAAGAAGGGAAGGAAGAAATCCACCTGTTCAACATGTAATGGATCTGGTGCATCTGTACATTACTTACAAGGGTTCCAGATGTCCTCCACTTGTAATGCATGTGGCGGAACTGGAGTGACCATAAGCAAAGATGACCAGTGTGGCCACTGCCACGGAAATGGGGTGGGCCAGTCTTCCAAGACTACAGAGGTCAAACTACCATGTGGAATCAGGGATGGAACGAGGCTACGAGTATCCGGAGCTGGAGATGCTCCAAACGTAACCAAAGGGCCAAATGTTAGAACTGTCAAGGGAGATTTGATTATCAGAGTGAGAGTGAAGCCCGACCCTAGGTACTCCAGAGACGGAAACGACATCGTTTATAATTGTGAGATTCCTATGACCACAGCAGCACTGGGAGGTCAAGTCGAGATTCCAACCCTTGATGATACTAAGTTGAGGCTAAAAGTACCCATTGGAACTCAACATGGAAGAACTGTTTCCATTCCAGGACAAGGTGTTCCAATTCATGGAAGCCTCAGCAATAGAGGAGCTCTCAAAGTCCAGTTCAATGTCAAGGTCCTACGTCCAGATAATGCAACTCAGACTGCTCTCTTAGAAGCTCTTGCTGATACATTTAACGACACCACCGCCAAAAAGGTTAACCCATCCTGGAAGCCTTTCGAGAATTCAGCCCCACCAGCTGAAGGCGAGGATTCAGATCACCCATCAAGACTAAAGAAAATCGAGTCATTTTTATCCGATGCTTTCAAGAGAATTACCAATAAGAAGGACGACTGTAAATAG
- a CDS encoding Soluble GTPase with a role in regulation of membrane traffic encodes MGNVFSGIFGKLWGVNKEIRILLLGLDGAGKTTILYMLQMGEVIKTKPTIGFNVETLKYKNISINMWDLGGQTSIRPYWRCYYADTAAVIFVVDSTDKERLETARDELHTMLKEEELSDSALLVFANKQDQAGALGASEVSKALNLVALKDRSWSIVASSAIKGEGLTEGLDWLIDVIKEEQM; translated from the coding sequence ATGGGAAACGTGTTCAGTGGCATTTTTGGAAAGCTCTGGGGTGTCAATAAGGAGATTCGAATTCTTTTATTGGGATTGGATGGTGCTGGAAAGACAACTATTCTTTACATGTTGCAAATGGGGGAAGTAATAAAAACAAAACCTACTATTGGCTTCAATGTAGAAACACTAAAATATAAAAATATATCGATCAATATGTGGGATTTAGGAGGTCAAACCAGTATTAGACCTTACTGGAGATGTTACTATGCGGACACAGCGGCTGTTATTTTCGTGGTTGATTCCACCGACAAAGAGAGATTAGAAACAGCTAGGGATGAACTACATACAATGctgaaggaagaagaactttctGACAGCGCCCTATTAGTTTTTGCAAATAAACAAGATCAAGCTGGTGCTCTAGGAGCCTCGGAAGTCTCcaaagctttgaatttgGTTGCATTGAAAGATCGAAGTTGGAGTATCGTGGCAAGTAGTGCGATCAAGGGTGAAGGTTTGACCGAAGGTTTAGACTGGCTGATAGATGTCATAAAGGAGGAGCAGATGTAG
- a CDS encoding Nucleoporin involved in nucleocytoplasmic transport, which yields MSGKRRAGSQIQRETLGHDDDTSDEQSSGLHRASAEVLSKRKILKPRGMLSSKQSTGIKFSHPPVPTVSSTNSAPSLADDNTHKIVALNNQFVAAIEQARSSDPSADFTPILTKYLDYLKSLKNSQLLPKSQSEAQKTSKAEPIDVDSDSGSASEDSKPTEVKIQGPSFSLETVPTAKNSVFSFGKKSKPEIVFSDDSEEEVKVEGPSFTLSQPVDKSKFTGVFKFSAEASKAKEDAAIEPPSKTDEEKQPSAFESQPDVSAKGELTASKPRTLASSTNTTTDSGQKPVASGSTTTDKGTTKPFTFGTTASVPGSSKPFTFGSADTENGAKKFTFGTSGSTETSAAEEKPKPFTFGSSSVTDKAESDSLKPKGFTFGSNNENASKPFTFGETKTDSSSSKTFTFGSSKPLEPSKQSAFTFGGSASTKAAPTSSFGFTFSTPSTNSATTTATTNTQPEAKNADEQVEEVEVKGDFKKVDLKPIEAKESKTNETTLYEKRAKLMLYDPSNTESVYTNKGVGELSIRKNNDTGKARIVVVIDNTFRKLLNTAILAQFKYEKLGKGDLVKVPTINSDGKLETYVIKVKTAADGEKLLTELNKAKENV from the coding sequence ATGTCAGGAAAGAGGAGAGCTGGTTCCCAAATTCAAAGGGAAACTCTCGGGCACGACGATGACACATCGGACGAACAGTCATCGGGATTGCATAGGGCTTCAGCGGAAGTCTTATCCAAAAGGAAAATCTTAAAACCCAGAGGTATGTTGTCTTCTAAACAGTCCACAGGAATAAAGTTTTCGCATCCACCTGTACCTACAGTGAGCAGCACCAATTCCGCACCTTCTTTGGCTGATGATAACACGCACAAGATTGTAGCGTTAAACAATCAGTTTGTTGCCGCTATCGAGCAAGCCAGGTCTAGCGATCCAAGTGCTGATTTCACGCCCATTCTCACAAAGTATCTGGATTACttgaaatcattgaaaaactctCAATTGCTACCAAAATCTCAGTCAGAGGCACAGAAAACCAGTAAAGCAGAGCCAATTGACGTGGACTCTGACTCCGGCTCTGCGTCTGAAGATAGTAAACCTACTGAGGTCAAAATTCAAGGACCATCCTTCAGTCTGGAAACTGTTCCGACGGCTAAAAATTCCGTTTTCTCGTTTGGAAAAAAGAGTAAGCCTGAAATTGTCTTTAGTGAtgattcagaagaagaagttaaGGTAGAAGGCCCATCGTTTACTCTATCTCAGCCTGTAGATAAATCCAAATTTACTGGcgttttcaagttttcagcTGAGGCATCAAAGGCCAAGGAAGACGCTGCAATTGAGCCACCATCCaaaactgatgaagagaaacagCCTTCCGCTTTTGAATCGCAACCAGATGTTAGTGCCAAGGGTGAGTTGACTGCCTCAAAGCCGCGTACATTAGCTTCATCCACTAATACTACCACTGACTCCGGACAAAAGCCTGTAGCATCTGGGTCAACAACTACAGATAAAGGAACGACCAAACCCTTCACATTTGGTACCACTGCTTCTGTTCCTGGCTCCTCTAAGCCTTTCACGTTCGGTTCTGCAGATACTGAAAATGGTGCCAAGAAGTTTACCTTTGGTACATCGGGCTCGACTGAGACAAGTGCTGCTGAAGAGAAACCCAAGCCTTTTACatttggatcttcttctgtCACCGACAAAGCAGAATCTGATAGCTTGAAGCCTAAAGGTTTTACTTTTGGTTCAAACAATGAGAATGCTTCCAAGCCTTTCACATTTGGTGAAACTAAAActgattcttcatcttccaaaacttttaCTTTTGGATCTTCGAAACCTCTAGAACCTTCAAAACAGTCTGCTTTTACTTTTGGAGGTTCAGCATCCACTAAGGCAGCACCAACTTCATCCTTTGGATTCACGTTTTCAACTCCAAGCACGAATTCTGCAACTACAACTGCTACTACCAATACTCAGCCTGAGGCCAAAAATGCAGATGAGCAGGTTGAGGAAGTAGAGGTCAAGGGCGACTTTAAAAAAGTAGATCTGAAACCCATTGAAGCTAAAGAATCAAAAACTAATGAAACGACATTATACGAGAAAAGAGCCAAATTAATGCTATATGATCCTAGTAACACTGAATCTGTTTACACAAATAAAGGCGTCGGAGAACTAAGTATTAGGAAAAACAACGATACTGGAAAGGCAAGAATTGTTGTGGTCATTGACAATACTTTCAGGAAGCTTCTCAATACTGCTATCTTGGCGCAGTTCAAATACGAGAAGTTGGGAAAAGGTGACCTAGTCAAGGTGCCTACAATCAATTCCGAtggaaaattggaaacCTACGTTATTAAGGTAAAGACAGCTGCAGACGGTGAGAAACTACTGACAGAATTAAATAAAGCCAAAGAGAATGTATAA